The Catellatospora citrea DNA segment TCGCCGAGCCGTGCGTCGATGTGCTCGACAAGGCCTGCATCGAGGAGTGCCCTGTCGACTGCATCTACGAGGGCAACCGCATGCTCTACATCCACCCGGACGAGTGCGTCGACTGCGGTGCCTGTGAGCCGGTCTGCCCGGTGGAGGCGATCTTCTACGAGGACGACGTGCCGGAGCAGTGGCGCGACTACACCACCGCGAACTACGAGTTCTTCAACGAGCTCGGCTCGCCCGGTGGCGCCTCGAAGATCGGAAAGATCAGCGCGGACGCGCCGTTCGTCGCGGCCCAGCCCGCCAAGGAAGGCGACCACTGAGCACGCCGGTTTCCGGTGCAGGCCGGCGGAGGATCTCCGCCGGCCTGCCCGACTTTCCCTGGGACCTGCTGGAGCCGTCGAAGCGGCGCGCCGCCGCGCACCCTGACGGCATCGTGGACCTGTCCATCGGCACGCCCGTCGACCCGGTGCCCGCGGTCATCCGCAAGGCACTGGCCGAGGCGTCCGACGCCCCCGGCTA contains these protein-coding regions:
- the fdxA gene encoding ferredoxin, whose amino-acid sequence is MTYIIAEPCVDVLDKACIEECPVDCIYEGNRMLYIHPDECVDCGACEPVCPVEAIFYEDDVPEQWRDYTTANYEFFNELGSPGGASKIGKISADAPFVAAQPAKEGDH